In a single window of the Acyrthosiphon pisum isolate AL4f chromosome X, pea_aphid_22Mar2018_4r6ur, whole genome shotgun sequence genome:
- the LOC115033340 gene encoding uncharacterized protein LOC115033340 has translation MNTSHISDNNAQQCISNIQELKWPITNMTQLDDNEKLLTDALVKNNEVGLLARLVGKSISESVRRMMSRMFDDSFLQNYSFLGFKGKRKFSGLSCCLLLFDAIRKEKKFTATPDHEISTIVAKWLAQAPNRISKKKNNTLANNIL, from the exons ATGAACACCTCACACATTTCTGATAACAATGCACAACAATGTATTTCAAATATCCAAGAGTTAAAATGGCCAATAACAAATATGACCCAATTGGACGATAATGAAAAATTGTTGACAGATgctcttgtaaaaaataatgaa gtaggacTACTGGCAAGGTTAGTAGGAAAAAGTATTTCTGAGTCAGTTCGTCGTATGATGTCCAGGATGTTTGATGATTCATTTCtccaaaattattcatttttgggTTTTAAAGGAAAACGCAAATTTTCTGGATTGAGCTGTTGTCTATTACTAtttg atgctataagaaaagaaaaaaaattcactgcAACGCCGGACCATGAGATTTCCACCATTGTTGCCAAGTGGTTAGCGCAGGCACCAAACcgaatttctaaaaaaaaaaacaacacactagctaacaatatattataa